The following nucleotide sequence is from Kiritimatiella glycovorans.
GGTGCGCGCGGCGGCCGAGCAGCTCGTGCGCGCCAACGGACCGGAGGTGCTTCGCGAAACCGCGAAATGCCACTTCCGCACCACGGACCGCGTGCTGGAGGCGTGCGGGGAGGAGATGCGGAGCTTGAGTTCTGAAAACGGAAAATCTGAAAGCGGAAATCCATGAAACTTGTACGATACGGAAATGCGGGCGAAGAGCGGCCGGGGGTGCTGCTGGAGGACGAAGTCATTCTCGATGTAAGGGCCGCGGTGTTCGACATCGAGGATTACGATGCCCATTTTTTCTCACACTACGGAATCGCCCGGCTTGAATCGCTCGTACGCGAGAAACCCGGGCGCACGGTGCGTCGGGACGAGGTCCGCCTCGGGCCGCCCGTGGCCCGGCCGGGTAAGATCATCGCCGTCGGCGAGAATTACGCAGACCACGCCGCGGAATTCGGCAGGCCGCCGCCCCCCGAGCCCATCCTCTTTTCCAAACCGGCCTCGGCCCTCGCCGGCCCGGAAGACCTCCTGAAACTTCCCGGCAAACCCGCCGAGATCGATGCGGAAGTCGAACTGGCAATGGTGATCGGTGCGCGGGCAAAAAATGTCCCGGCGGCGGAGGCGCATAACTGCATCGCCGGATGGACGATCCTGAACGATCTCACCGACCGCCGGGCCCAGCGGACCTGTTCCCAGTGGTTCGCCGCGAAGGGACACGACGGCTTCGCGCCCCTCGGCCCCTTCCTGCTCACCCGGGACGAGCTTCCGTGTACACCCGAACTCGATCTGGCATCAGAGCTGAACGGTGCACGGATGCAGAGCGGGAACACGCGAACGATGATCTTCCCGCCCGATCGACTGATCGAGTACATCACCCTGGACCGCGGAATCACGCTCGAACCCGGCGACGTGATCGCCACCGGCACGCCGCCGGGCATCGGCGCGGCGCAGGACCCGCCCAGACCCCTGGCGGAGGGCGATGAAATGGTGTTGCGGATCGAAGGGCTGGGAGAACAGCGGCTGAAAACCGCTGCCGCTACTCCTCAAAGCCCACGTACCTGAAATTCCCGCCAGGCCGGTCCGGGACGATATACGGGGATTCCGGGGTGAGATCGATTTCCTCCTCCGCCGTCTCGTTGGTCTGCACCATCCGGGAGAGAAGCTGTTCGCCGCCCGCGTTTTCCATCACGCGGTCGGCTTCGATCACCATGCCGTCGAGGTGACGGCCGGTTCCCCCGCCCGAACCGAGAAGGTTCAGGGCAAGGAAGAGGATGAAAAGGAGTGCAAGACCGTAGCGCGGCTCCGCGAAAAACCACATCCAGCGCCGCTCGCGCTCCCGGCCCTTTTCGGTCTCCGCACGCACGACGGACATGATCCGCGCGGCCGCACGGTCCTCCAGACCCCTACGCGGAGTTTCATAGGCCTTCAGCGAACACCAGGCCCTGGTCCGGGACTGAAGATGCCAGAGGTCGCGGCAACCGCCGCAGGTTTCGAGGTGCTGTTTCAGCTCGGGACCCGGATCGCCGTCGAGTTCCCGCCGCATTAATTTCCGTGCTCGAATGCAGTTCATGGTGCGAACTCAGCCAGTTTGCCCTGTAAGATCTGACGCGCGTAAAAGAGACGGGATCGCACCGTCCCCACCGAACATCCTACAATTTTTGCGATCTCGTTGTGCGGCAGTCCCTGGATGTCATGGAGCACCACCACCGTTCTGTGCTTGTCAGACAGGGACTGCAGGGCGCTGTTCAATTTTTTCTGGAACTCGGAGATGTTGGCGTTCCGGAAAGGGGACTCGTCGGCGTGCAGCCTGGTGTACGCGGGGTCCGTCTTCACCTCGCCGACCATCTCGTCGAGGCTGAGCGCCTGTTTGCGATTCCGCTTTTTGCGGTAGTTGATCGTCATATTGAGCGCGATGCGGTAGAGCCATGTGTAGAAGGAGGAACGCCCCTGAAATCTCGAGAGCGAGCGGTAGGCCTTGAGAAAAATCTCCTGGGTAAGGTCTTCGGCATCCTCGCGGTTGCTGGTCATGTTGTAGACCAGTCCGTAAATCCGGGCATGATGGCGCCGGACCAGATCCTCATACGCCCCGGCATCCCCCTGCTGGACGCGTCGCACCAGCTCGGCGTCCGGGGGGCCTTCCGCAGGCGGCGTCCGGTTGTCGTCCCCTTTACTCACAGCAGTCCCACCATAAACTCATCCGGGCCGGCTGCACAGGCGAAACCCGGGGCCGTCGCACAACTCCCCGGGCGCACCAAAAAAGACACCCGGCGGACCGGGTGTCTCGTTGGCTTGCGAGCGCGCGGTCCGGTTACTCTTCGATCGCGGCCTGCGCCGCCGCCAGCCGCGCGATCGGCACGCGGTAAGGCGAGCAGCTCACGTAGTCCAGTCCGCTCTCGTAGCAGAACCTGACGCTATCGGGATCGCCCCCGTGCTCACCGCAGATTCCGCATTTGAGATCCCCGCGAACCGAGCGGCCGCGTTCGACGCCCATTTTCACCAGCTGCCCGACGCCCTCCTGGTCCAGGTGCTGGAACGGATCGACGTCCAGAATCTTCCGGTTGGTGTACTCCGGAAGGAACGTGCCGACGTCGTCGCGGCTGAACCCGAAGGTCATCTGCGTCAGGTCGTTCGTACCGAAACTGAAGAACTCGGCCCGGTCGGCGATCTGATCGGCGGTGAGCGCCGCGCGCGGCACCTCGATCATCGTCCCGACCATGTACTTCACCTTCGCCCCGGTCCTCTCGATGATCTCGTCCGCGGTCGTACGGATCACGTTCTCGAGGTAGTCCAGTTCCGTCTTGCTGCCGACCAGCGGAACCATGATCTCGGGATGGACCTTCACGGCGTTCTTGAGCTTCGAGACCTTGCAGGCGGCTCCGATGATCGCCTTCGTCTGCATGACGCAGAGTTCGGGATAGGTGATCGACAGCCGGCAACCGCGGTGGCCCAGCATCGGGTTGAATTCGTGGAGCTGCCGGACGCGGTCCGCGACCTTGCGGGCGCTCACGCCCAGGCGGCGCGCCATCTCCTGCTGCTCTTTCTTTTCATGCGGCACGAACTCGTGCAGCGGCGGATCGAGCAGCCGCACCGTCACCGGCAGGCCATCCATCTCCTTGAAGATGCCCTCGAAATCCTTCTGCTGATGTTTCAGCAGATCCTTGAGCGCCTTCTCACGCCCCTCCCTGTCCTCGGCCAGGATGAATTCGCGGATCGACCAGATCCGGTCGCCCTCGAAGAACATGTGTTCGGTACGGCAGAGGCCGATGCCCTCGGCGCCGAAGCCCTTCGCGGCCGCGGCGTCCTTCGGCGCATCGGCGTTGGTGCGGACTTTCATTTTGCGGTGCGTGTCCGACCACCCCGAAAGCATCTCGTACATGCGGTAATAAGGGTGCTTCTTCGCGGCCGCCTTTCCGCCGATCACCGCCTCGACCACCGGGCTCGACTGTAGCGGGATCTCACCCTCATACACCTTGCCGGTCGATCCGTTGAGGCTGATGCTGTCGCCCTCCTTGTAGACCTTTTTGCCGACTGTGACCTGCTTCTTCTTGTAATCAATGTTCAGCGCAGAGGCGCCGCAGATGCAGCATTTGCCCCAGCCGCGAGCCACCACGGCCGCGTGCGAGGTCATGCCGCCGGTCGACGTGAGCACGCCGCGCGCAGCCCACATGCCGCCGACGTCCTCGGGACTCGTATCGCGGCGCACGAGAATGACGCGGGCGTTTTTGTCCTTCTCGACCGCCGCCTCGGCGTCGTCGGCGTCGAACACGATCGTGCCGCTCGCCGCGCCCGGCCCGGCCGGGAGCCCTTCGGCGATGACGTTCGCCTTCTTCTCTTCCTTCATGTCGAAGACCGGGAAGAGGAGCTGTTCGAGATCGGAGCCGCCGACGTTCATCAGCGCGTCCTTCTGACTGAGAATTTTGGTCTGCTTCTTTCCGGTGAAGACGTCCTTGCCGGTCGCCATCTCGACCGCCCAGCGCACGCCGGCGATCCCGGTGCGCTTGGCGTTGCGGGTCTGCAGCAGCCACAGCTTCCCGCGCTCGACCGTGAACTCGATGTCCTGCGGGTGCTTGTAGTGCTTCTCGAGCCTTTTCATGATCTGGATCAGCTCTTTGTGCGTCTTGCGCCACGCCGGCGACTTGTCCTTCGCCATGTCGTTCATGTGCTTCGGCGTGCGGATGCCGGCCACGACGTCCTCGCCCTGCGCGTTCTTCAGGTAATCGCCGTAGGCCACCGATTCGCCGGTGGACGGGTCGCGCGTGAAGGCCACGCCGGTTCCGCAGTCGTCGCCCATGTTTCCGAACACCATGGTACAGACGTTGACCGCCGTGCCGAGCAGGCCGCTGATCTTATTGATCTGGCGATACTTGACCGCGCGATCGGAGTCCCACGACCCGAACACGGCGCGGATGGAGAGGTCGAGCTGCTGTTCCGGATCCTGCGGGAAGGGCTTTTTGACCTTGTCCTGGTAGACTTTCTTATAAATACCGACGAGTTCCTTGAGCTGCTCGGCGGTAAGGTCGGTGTCCTCCTTCGCGCCGTACTTCTTTTTCAGCTTCTCGATCTCGTGCTCGAAGTGCTCGTGCTTGAGCCCGGTGTAGGGGCCCATGACCACGTCGCCGAACATGTCGATGAACCGCCGGTAGCAGTCCCAGCCGGCGCGCTCACTGCCGGTCTGCTTGATGAACCCCTGCACCGACTTGTCGTTGAGACCGAGATTGAGCACCGTGTCCATCATGCCGGGCATCGAAATCGCGGCGCCGGAGCGCACAGAAACGAGCAGCGGATTGTCGGGATCGCCGAGCTTCTTGCCCATGCCCTTCTCGAGCTGGTCGAGGTGAGCCCGGATCTCCTTCTCAAGGCCCTGGGGATACTTGCCGCCGTGCTCCGAGTAATACTTGCAGGCCTCGGTGCTGAGGGTGAACCCGGGCGGGACCGGCAGCCCCGCGTTCGACATCTCGGCGAGGTTCGCGCCCTTGCCGCCGAGAATCGCTTTCATGCTGCGATCGCCCTCGGTCTGCTCTTCACTGAGTCCGTAGAAATAGACGTACTTTTTCGCCATGTCCGATTCTCCTCCGCTTACGTTTCGTTGCACCGGGGTCCCGGCCGCACCAGACCCCGGCTTTCCGGTTCGCGCAAAATGAGTTCCGCCGCGCCGACCGCTTAAGTCGGCCATATTTATGAACTCGCGCGTTCATGTCAAGATGAGGGCGGGATTATGGGATTATGGGATTATGGGATGGAGCCTGAGTGAGAACCCTGAAACCTGAAGGATGAACAAGAGCGTCGTTCAGTTCCTGAGGCTGTGAATCGGCGCGGGGATGCGCCCGCCGAAGGCGGCCATGCGGCCGGAACGGCGGGGTTCACGGATGGTCATGATCGCGCTGGCGCCGAAGAGTCCGCCGAAGGATACCCGCTCGCCCGCCTCCCTGCCGGGCACGGGAATGATCCGCACACCGGTGGTCTTGTGGTTGACCACCCCGATCGCCAGCTCATCGGCGGTCAGGGCGGCGATCGTGGCCGCGTCGGTGTCGCCCGGCACGGGCACCATGTCCAGCCCCACCGAGCATACGCTGGTCATCGCCTCCAGTTTCTCGAGCGAGAGGTGACCCGCCTCCGCGGCGGCGGCCAGCTCGGCGTCCTCCATCACCGGCACGAATGCGCCGCTCAGCCCCCCGACGGCATGGCTGGCAAAGGCCCCGCCCTTCTTCACCGCGTCGGTCAGCATCGCCAGCAGCGCCGTCGTGCCCGGCGCGCCGATCGCGTCCACGCCCAGGATGCGCAGGATATCGCCCACGCTGTCGCCCACCGCCGGGGTCGGCGCGAGCGAGAGGTCGACCACCCCGAACGGCACGTCCAGGGCGGCGGCGACCTCGCGGCCGATCAGCTCACCGCAGCGGGTCACCCGGAACGCGGCCTGCTTGATCTCCTCGGCCAGGTCGTCCAGCCGAGGCCGCGCGCCGCCGGTCTCCCCGAGCCTCCGCTCCAGCGCGCGGGCCACGACCCCCGGGCCGCTGACCCCCACGTGCAGCACCTTTTCGGGCTGGCCCGCGCCGTGAATGGCCCCGGCCATGAACGGGTTGTCGCCGGGCTGGTTGGCAAAGACCACGCACTTGGCCGCCCCGAACCCGTCCCGTTCGGCCGTGGCGGCGGCGACGCCCAGGATGCGCTCCGCGAGCAGGTTGAGCGCGTCCATGTTGATCCCGTGCCGGCTGTCGGCGGCGTTGAAGGAGGCACACACCCGCCCGGTCCCGGCCATCGCGCGCGGAAGGGCGTCGATCAGCGTCCGGGCTGCGGGACTGACGCCCGAACAGACGTCGGCGGAAAACCCGCCGAGAATGTCCACGCCCACACCCTCAGCCGCGCGGTCGAGCGCCGCCGCGAGCCGTACGAACCCGGCGACGTCCATGCCGGCCCCGATCTCCGCCGCCGGGGTCACGGCGATGCGCTTGTTCACCACGGGCACGGCGTAGCGCGACCCGATCTCGTCGCAGTTCCGGACCAGATCCTTCGCCGACGCGCGGATCTTCGCCTCGACGGCGGCGCAGGTCGACTCGGCATCGCCGGTCCGGCAGTCACGCAGGTCGATCCCCATCGTCACCGTCCGGACGTCGAGGTTCTCTTTCTGGATCATCTCGACCGTGTCGAGAATCTGGTCGGAACGGATCATCGCCAGTACTCCCGGATTTCGTGCGTGGCCTTGAAGATGTCGCGGTGCTGCAGCACTACGGAGAGCCCGGCCTCTTCGCCGAGGGCCTCAAGCCGGGTGCGCAGCGCGGCGGGATCGTCTACCGGGGACAGGTCGAGCAGCAGGATCATGGTGTAGTTTTCGCCGGCCAGCGTGGTGGCGAGATCGAGGATGTTGATCCCGTGTTCGCGACAGAAGGACGAGACGCACGCCACCAGCCCGCTGCGGTTCGGTCCGACCGCGGTGAGCACATACTCGCCGCCCGAGTCGCGGGCCGCCGCGTCCGCCGGGAGCTCCTCCTCCAGCACGCGGATACCCACGTCAAACGCCTCCCCCGTCTCCGCGCCGCGGGCCTCGAGACGTTCGCGCACCTGCGCCGCTTCGACGCCCGCGGGGAAACGCGCGGCGAGGATCATCGTGAAATACCCGCAGAGCACGGTCTGGCTCAGGTCGGCCAGATCGCCGCCCAGATCGCGGATCACCCCCGTCACGTCGGCCACGATCCCCACGCGGTCGCGAGAGAGGATCGAAATCACGAAATGCCGCCGGTCATCCATTTCCCTCCGCCACCTTGCTGCGGTAGGCCTCGACCTCCCAGTTCTCGATAAACTCGCGCGCGCGGTCGTCCATGTAGCGGATCCCGCCGAAGGCCTGGGCGTACTGCACGATCAGCGCGCCGTCGCGCGCCAGTTCCAGCGCGCGGCCGGCGACCTTCTGCGACGGTCCCGCGCCGAACACGGCGGGCTCTTCGCTGATCACGCGCGGCGCGTACCCGTACTCTTTGCGAAACGTCTCCGCCGCCTCCGGCGTGCAGCGCCCGATCAGCGGGAAGGACTTCGCGTACACGATATGGTCGGGCGAGATCGGCCCGCCCGGCGCGGCGAATACGCCGCCGCGCGCCAGCCCGGCCGCATCGTCGCCCAGCGCTTCGCGGATGCGATCCGCGGCCTTGTCGCACGCCTGTTCATCCGCTTCGCGCTCGTCCAGTTCGGGGGCGATTTCCGCCGACTCGATTTCGCCGCGGAGGGCCTGCATGACCTTCCCGTACTGTTCGCGGATCTCTTCCGCGCTGTCGCCGGCGATGAACACGCCGTGGTTCTGCAGAAAGATGAGGCGGGTTTCAGCGCCCTGTTCCCGTTTCCACTCGCCGATGCGTTCACGGAGTACCGTACAGAGCGTATACCCCGGATCGATGTACTCGCACCACATCGCGTCGGGGAAAAGCTTCCGGCAGGCCTGTTCGCCCTGCTGCGCGCAGGTCATGCCGTTGACCATCGGCGGGTGGGTGTGGACCACGAACACGGCGTCGAACTCATTGTGCAGGGGGGCTTCGACCGAAGGCCGGCCCTCGTACCCGGGAAGCACCGTCTCCGCCATCAGGTCCTTGACCCACGTCTCGCGCGCAGAGGCGTCCTCCGGCGGCTCGGCCTCGTGGAGACGATCCACCTTCTTCCGGTCCAGCGCGACGAACGTCCCGGGGCTCATGCCGTCCAGGGTCGTCCCGGAAGGCTTGACCCAGAGGGTCGTATCGTTCTTGCAGGAGGTGTTCCCCCCCCCGCCCTTCACATATTCCTCCCCGCCGAACTCCGTCGAAAGTTCGGTGATGGTTTCCAGGTTCCGTCGTTCTTCCTCGTTCATATCCGTAATCTCCTTCGTTCCGGTGCGTCCTGCGACGCCTCCCTGCCGGTCATGGTTCCCCCGCCGCCGCGCGCATCCCGCACAGCGTTACGGTCTCCTCGTACAAGGCCTTGCCGACGATCGCGCCGACCAGGTTTGCGCAGCCCAGCGCGGCCAGCGCACGGACGTCGTCCGCGGTCGAGACCCCGCCGGAGGCGATAACCCCGCAGTCCACGGCACGGCACATCCGTTCCATGGCGTCCACGTTCACCCCCCGCATCATGCCGTCGCGGGAGATGTCGGTATAGACCAGCGTCCCGACCCCCGCCTCCGCGGCGCGGCGCGCGAGTTCCGGCGCATCGGCGTCACACGTCCCGACCCAGCCCCGGGTGCGGACTTTCCCGTCGCGGGCGTCCAGCCCCAGCGCGAGCCGGTCGCCGCCGAACCGCGCCGCGAGCGGCGCGAGGTCTTCGGGCCGTTCCGCCGCGCGCGTACCCAGCACGGCGCGGGCCGCGCCCGCCGCGAACACCCGCTCGAGATCCGTGTCCGTACGCAGCCCGCCGCCCGTCTGGACCGGGACCGGCGACGCCGCGCAGATGCGCGCCAGCGCTTCCGTGTTGCGCGGCGCGCCCTCGAACGCGCCGTCCAGATCAACCACGTGCAGCCACTGCGCACCCTCGCCGACCCACCGGCGCGCCATTTCCGCGGGATCGTCCGCGTAGACCGTCTCGTCCTCGGCGCGCCCCTGAAGCAGCCGCACGCACTTCCCGTTCCGTATGTCGATGGCGGGGTAGATCACCATAGCGCTTCACTCCTTTTCCGGCCCATGGCGGCCAGCGGCGTGACCTTCATTGCAGGTTTTCAAGTAATTGCGGAGCATCGCCAGCCCGGCCTGCTGCGATTTTTCGGGGTGGAACTGGACGGCGAAGACGTTCCGGTGTCTTACGGCACTGGCGTATTCGATGCCGTAGTGCGTCCATCCCGCCGCGAGAGCCGGATCTTCGGGGTCTACGTAGTAGGAGTGGACGAGGTAGAAGAACGCGTCGTCGCCGATGCCGGCGAACATCGGGTCGCCGGACTTCGCCTGGCGCACCCGGTTCCATCCGATCTGGGGAACCTTGAGCCGGGTGTGGCCCTCCCATTGACCGTGTTCAAACCGGAAACGGCGGACGGCGCCGGACAGCAGGCCCAGTCCCGGTTCGGCGGGAGATTCCTCACTGCCTTCGAACAGTACCTGCAGGCCGAGGCATATGCCGAGAAACGGGCGGCCCGCACCGATCCAGTCGCGGATCGGGTCGACAAAACCGTTCGCGCGCAGATGGCGCATGCAGTCGCCGAACGCGCCGACTCCCGGAAGGATTACACCGGCACAGTCCTCCATATCCCCGGGCTGCCGCACCAGCCGCGGTTCCGCGCCGAGATAGCGGCAGGCGTTCGACACGCTGCCGAGATTGCCCATGTTGTAATCGATAATGCCGATCATGCGCCGTCGCCGCCCCTCTCTGAAAATCCGGGATTCTCGCGCTTAATCCCCGGTGTGTCGAGCCGCCGCCTTGAAAAACTGGCGGGGGAAATGAAGGAACTCAGCGCAGAGAAGAGAGAGGATTACGTGTAAGAGGATATGCGATGGATCTTGATATTTTCACTCAGGTTTCAGGTTTCAGGTTTCTTACTCACACTCTTCCCGGCCCCTGGCGCGAACGCTTCACCTCACGGCTCGGGAATCTCCGGGCGAAACCAGTCGCCGCGACCGTCGTCAAGGCGCCCGCGGCGCACGCGAACGCGGCGTCCTCCGGGAAGATCGGCGCTGAAGGGCGGGGTCCGGCCGTAGAGCCATTCCGGGGCGCGCAGCTGCGCTTCGCGGAGCGTCAAATCTTCCTCTTCCGCGTCGTTCAGGGACAGACGAAGCCGAGGACCGGAGCCGAAGAGTTCGATGAACGCTCGTTCCAGCGCGTCGCGCAGCGACGGAATATCCAGTCCCGGCGCAAATTCGGCCAGGTTGGCCACGGGCGCACGGACCGAGGGTACGGCGGCGGTCTCGAGGGCGGGCAGCGCCGGGGTCAGCATCCGCTCCAGCCGTTCGAGATCGGCCTCCACCAGCAGCGTGCCGTGGTGCAGTGCGCGGCCGCGGCGAAAAGCGAAGGCATGCCCCGAACACTTGCGGCCCCGGACGTAGAGACGGGTTTTCTCGACCCGTTCCAGCCGGACACCGAATCCGGCCAGCGCACGTTCGGCCACCGCGTAGACCCGTTCGGGTTCGTAGCGGGTGCGGTCCGTGATCACGCCATAGTTCAGGTTGCCGGGGTCGTGATAAACCGTCCCGCCGCCGGAGACGCGCCGCGCCAGCGGCACGCCCGCCGCGGAGAGCGCCTCCGGATCGCACTCTCTCCAAGGATTCTGATTGCGCCCCAGCACCACGGCCTCGCATCCCGCCCACGTCAGCAGCAGCGGGCGGTCGAGGTCCGCGCGGTCGAGCAGATGCGCCTCCAGCGCGAGATTGCGCCATACGTCCGCCTGCGGAGAGTGGTACACCATCGACATAAATTGGGAGTATGCCCGCGACGACGCGAAAATGAAAAGGATGTATGGCCACGCGGCGCAAATTCCGGAAGGATGGACGGCTGTGAGCGCACTGAATTCCATCCTTGAAGCGTACGGCGATCTGGAGCGGCGCGTGCAGCAGCGCATCACCCGTCGGTGGGGCGGGGTCTGCGCGCATTGCGCGACCTCGTGCTGCCGCGTGGATATCTGCGAAGAAGCCCTGGAGAGCGTATTTCTGTGCCGCGTGCGCGAGCATTTCGACCAGCCCGGCGATTTCGATCCCCGCTTCGGATGGCTGGGTCCCGGCGGGTGCCGGCTCGAGGTGGGCCGCCCCCCGGTCTGCTACGCGTTCTTCTGCGACGAAATCCGTAACAGCCTCACCCCGGAGGCCCGGGAACAGCTCGACCGGCTCGGATCCATCATGGACCGCGTCGGCCGCGTCGGGCCGCGCGGGCTCCATCTCGTCGAACTCACCGACCCCGGCGATCTTGAAGAGATCAACCTCGATCGGTTTTTAAGCTATGCCGACCGGGCCCGACGCGCCCTGCACGGCGCCGGTCCATGACCGTTGCAATCCCGCCCCCGCTCGACGTGTGCACAGCTGCGCATCATATACACCCTTGCCCCTTTTCGCCCACCCGGCCTCCTGATCCGTGAGGCTTGCCGCCCACCAGAAATCCTGCCGATCCAAGGGAAAATGACACAATGTGCAGGGCCTTCACTTCGGGGAGCACGATTTCTTTGCCCGTGCTCTTTTCATTCCTCTTTGCGATCCCGGCGCCTTTGCGAGAGACATTTCTTCTGTTTTCGAACGCCGCGGATCTCGCGCGGCTGTAAGACGTCGCGGACATCCGGCTTGTTCGACTTCTACTCCAAGGTAAACGTCGGTTCTCCGCCCAAGTCGGCCAGGATCGACCGGGCCGTCTCCTCTTGCTTGGCTGTTCCGGAAATGGCCAGCCACACAGCGCCTTCTGCACCGCAAACGCCCCCAGCGGCAATCAATTCAGCGTTCGCGCGCGTGAGGATCGCAATGGCATCTATCTCCGTCACAACCTCGCCCGGTACGGGAAGCATCCGCGCACCACCTGTGCCCGGTGCATTCAGATGTGCGGCGATGCTGTTCAAGTCGGTCGAGACACGCTTCTCCAGCCCGACCGGAAGGATGAGGCGCACGCGCCTTCCTACAACAGCCTGCAGTGCCGCCACGATTGTGCCCCCCTTCGGATGCCCGATCAGGATGCCGGCCTGTTTGCGCGCGAGGTCAACGGCATTCGCCCCCTTCAAAATGACATCGCCTTCCTTCAGGTCATCAAGAACGTCAAATATCGTCTTGCCGGTTAACCACGCCCCTTTCTGGATGACGACATCACCGGGGAATGGGCTCTCGCCAGGCAACCGACCGGTATCCGTCGTCTTCTCGCATGGTGGCCGTGTGATTCCGCGGAAGAACCGTTGACGTGAGAATCCATTCGCATCCCCGCATGCCGACAGCAACTCTTCGGCCACGTATCCGTTTGTTGTTCCCGCGATGATGACTACGGTGCCAGACTCAAGTGCCGTATGCATCGCAGGGTGCCGCACAAGCGCTCTGGCAATCAACCGCTTCCCGGTAGCGGGCGTTACTACAGCTCGGATCATCTCCCTGCTCCTGTTCAGCGATGGCGGTGCTGATCGTCGCTTGTTGACGACCATTGCGATATTCACCTTCGTACGGCATTCCGAACGTTCGTAGTAGCGCCGCAAGCCTGCCCCCGGCAGGCCA
It contains:
- a CDS encoding lipoate--protein ligase family protein, translated to MSMVYHSPQADVWRNLALEAHLLDRADLDRPLLLTWAGCEAVVLGRNQNPWRECDPEALSAAGVPLARRVSGGGTVYHDPGNLNYGVITDRTRYEPERVYAVAERALAGFGVRLERVEKTRLYVRGRKCSGHAFAFRRGRALHHGTLLVEADLERLERMLTPALPALETAAVPSVRAPVANLAEFAPGLDIPSLRDALERAFIELFGSGPRLRLSLNDAEEEDLTLREAQLRAPEWLYGRTPPFSADLPGGRRVRVRRGRLDDGRGDWFRPEIPEP